A genome region from Neptunomonas japonica JAMM 1380 includes the following:
- a CDS encoding CoA pyrophosphatase: MLDQLRQRLSCYQARRFDSQEAQASVLIALTDSHDPHVILTKRAAGLSTHGGEVAFPGGRHDQTDPDLLFTALREANEEVGLQAEDVEILAPLGQVMSKHRLQVTPWVGIVPEAVQLTPSPDEIDSIFTVPLRFFLDDERHHTDEIRFKGMTHFVPAYEYDGHIIWGLTAYMLIEMLNIGFDAKIPMKPRPEHSYEC, translated from the coding sequence ATGTTAGATCAGCTACGACAGCGGTTAAGTTGTTACCAGGCTCGCCGTTTCGACAGTCAGGAGGCTCAAGCAAGTGTTTTGATAGCACTTACTGATAGTCATGATCCGCATGTGATTTTGACAAAGCGCGCTGCTGGGCTTTCCACTCATGGTGGAGAGGTGGCTTTTCCTGGTGGACGTCATGACCAGACAGATCCTGATCTGTTGTTTACAGCGTTGCGTGAGGCTAACGAGGAGGTTGGCTTACAAGCTGAGGATGTAGAGATACTAGCGCCGTTAGGGCAAGTAATGTCTAAGCATCGCTTGCAGGTTACGCCTTGGGTGGGCATTGTGCCAGAAGCAGTACAGTTGACGCCAAGCCCTGATGAGATAGATAGTATATTTACGGTGCCTTTACGTTTCTTTTTAGATGATGAGCGTCACCATACTGACGAGATTCGTTTTAAAGGAATGACGCATTTTGTGCCGGCATATGAATATGACGGCCATATTATTTGGGGTCTGACGGCTTATATGTTGATTGAGATGTTAAATATAGGTTTTGATGCAAAAATACCCATGAAGCCCCGCCCAGAACATTCATATGAATGCTGA
- a CDS encoding DUF1289 domain-containing protein gives MTEQSSPVRSPCMGVCALDEKDLCIACRRSGMEIAEWGVLTNDQRREVIKKIERRYRGEVC, from the coding sequence ATGACAGAACAAAGTAGCCCGGTTCGCAGTCCATGCATGGGTGTTTGTGCCTTAGATGAGAAAGACTTGTGCATTGCATGTCGTCGCAGTGGTATGGAGATCGCAGAATGGGGTGTGCTGACGAATGATCAGCGCCGTGAAGTGATTAAGAAAATTGAACGTCGGTATCGTGGGGAGGTTTGTTAA
- a CDS encoding DMT family transporter: MLGRWVPVVSLFFAMLLWASSFIALKIAFSYYDPMVVIFGRMLVAAFCFIFFLKYLMRFEYQKGDWRLLLLMVISEPCLYFLFEAHALQNTSAAQAGMITSMAPLLVGIGALYFLREKLPKEAWLGFSVAVIGAIWLSLSSGETEHAPNPLLGNFLELCAMVCATGYTLCLKHLSQRYSTWFLTALQALCGMVFFIPFLPFTGEENVWNLQWNWDGVWAVLYLGTLINIGAYGLYNLGVSKIKAAEASAYINLIPVFTLLMAYFILGETFNVQQICASALVLGGVFLSQRKAFVKIETADVAAAQ, translated from the coding sequence ATGTTGGGGCGTTGGGTACCTGTTGTTTCTCTTTTCTTCGCTATGTTGTTATGGGCTAGCTCGTTTATCGCACTAAAAATAGCATTTTCCTATTATGATCCGATGGTAGTTATCTTCGGACGTATGTTGGTTGCTGCTTTTTGTTTTATATTTTTCCTTAAGTATTTAATGCGCTTTGAGTATCAAAAAGGTGATTGGCGGTTGCTTTTATTGATGGTGATATCTGAGCCTTGTTTATATTTTTTATTTGAAGCTCATGCATTGCAAAACACCAGCGCAGCGCAGGCGGGAATGATTACCTCCATGGCTCCCTTGCTGGTTGGTATTGGTGCATTGTACTTTTTGCGAGAGAAGCTCCCAAAAGAAGCCTGGTTAGGGTTTTCAGTTGCGGTTATTGGTGCTATTTGGTTAAGTTTATCCAGTGGTGAAACGGAGCATGCTCCCAATCCGTTACTCGGTAACTTTCTTGAGCTGTGCGCCATGGTGTGCGCTACAGGTTATACCTTATGTCTTAAGCATTTGTCGCAGCGGTATTCAACGTGGTTTCTTACTGCCTTGCAGGCATTGTGTGGGATGGTGTTTTTTATACCTTTCCTTCCATTTACCGGTGAAGAGAATGTGTGGAATTTGCAGTGGAATTGGGATGGAGTATGGGCTGTTTTATATTTAGGAACATTAATTAATATTGGAGCTTATGGACTGTATAATTTAGGTGTCTCAAAGATTAAAGCTGCAGAGGCCTCTGCATACATCAACTTAATTCCTGTGTTTACATTACTAATGGCTTATTTTATTTTGGGCGAAACATTTAATGTCCAGCAAATATGTGCATCCGCTTTAGTGTTGGGAGGGGTATTTCTTAGCCAAAGAAAGGCGTTTGTTAAGATTGAGACCGCGGATGTTGCTGCGGCTCAATAG
- a CDS encoding HlyC/CorC family transporter, protein MEDASIGFLLGVLCFLIFCSAFFSSSETGMMSLNRYRLKHLVKQNHRGARKANKLLERPDRLIGVILIGNNFVNILASAIATVIAVRLWGDAGIVIATAALTIIILIFAEVSPKTVAALYPEKIAFPAAYILTPLLTLTYPLVWIVNGITNSLLRVFGISPDGNSDHHLSTEELRTLVHEAGALLPHRKQSMLLGVLELNDVTVDDIMITKNDIQGIDLDLELNSILDRLSTTNHTRLPVYNGDINKVVGILHMRNLAQIIQQGKVTKASILQVVHEPYFIPESTPLQTQLLNFQKESRRIGLVVDEYGDVLGIATLEDILEEIVGELSADHREENADIHRQDDGSYFIEASAFIRDINKALSWELPTDGPKTLNGLIIETLESIPDANVCLDIGDYRIETLQMTDNLITTARLIALKTE, encoded by the coding sequence TTGGAAGACGCATCAATAGGTTTTCTTTTAGGAGTTCTTTGTTTCCTGATTTTCTGCTCTGCTTTTTTTTCCAGCTCAGAAACAGGCATGATGTCTCTCAATCGATACCGACTAAAACATCTCGTCAAACAAAATCATCGTGGTGCACGAAAAGCCAATAAATTATTAGAGCGGCCCGATCGATTAATCGGTGTCATTCTCATTGGTAATAACTTCGTTAATATTCTTGCATCCGCCATTGCTACGGTTATTGCCGTACGCTTATGGGGAGATGCGGGCATTGTTATAGCTACAGCAGCTCTGACCATTATCATTCTTATTTTTGCTGAAGTTTCGCCAAAAACAGTGGCGGCACTTTACCCTGAAAAAATTGCGTTTCCTGCAGCTTATATTTTAACACCCCTACTCACCCTTACTTACCCACTTGTATGGATAGTTAATGGTATAACCAATAGCTTATTAAGAGTTTTTGGTATCAGCCCTGATGGTAATAGTGATCACCACCTCAGCACTGAAGAACTCAGAACGCTCGTGCATGAAGCGGGGGCTTTATTGCCGCATCGCAAGCAATCCATGCTCTTAGGTGTTCTTGAATTGAATGATGTTACTGTTGATGACATCATGATTACTAAAAATGATATTCAGGGTATTGATCTAGATCTTGAACTCAATTCAATCCTCGACCGCTTATCCACAACCAATCACACGCGACTACCTGTTTATAATGGCGACATCAATAAAGTCGTTGGTATTTTACATATGCGTAACTTGGCACAAATAATCCAGCAGGGAAAAGTTACTAAAGCCTCCATTCTTCAGGTTGTGCACGAACCTTACTTCATTCCCGAAAGTACACCACTACAAACTCAGCTTTTAAATTTTCAGAAAGAGAGTCGCCGCATAGGGCTTGTCGTTGATGAATACGGCGATGTTTTAGGTATCGCCACGCTTGAAGATATTTTAGAAGAGATAGTAGGTGAGTTATCAGCAGATCACCGAGAAGAGAATGCAGATATCCATAGGCAAGACGATGGTAGTTACTTTATAGAAGCCTCTGCATTTATCCGAGACATCAACAAAGCACTTTCTTGGGAGCTACCCACTGATGGCCCTAAAACTCTCAATGGTTTAATTATTGAAACGTTAGAATCTATTCCTGATGCGAATGTATGCTTAGATATTGGCGATTACCGCATAGAAACATTACAAATGACGGACAACTTGATCACCACTGCCCGCTTAATAGCACTCAAGACAGAGTAA
- a CDS encoding NUDIX hydrolase, translated as MKYCSECGNKVSYYTPEGDNRPRHNCHFCQIIHYSNPNIVAGCLPVYQKNKILLCKRAIEPRRGYWTLPAGYMENNESVEAAALRETREEANAEVNIISLYTLTSIVHASQVQMLFLAELPTPEFSSGIESLDVQLFSFEDIPWNQLAFQTIKNALTFYIEDYKAGKFPLHNVVLKAPPKQLIKP; from the coding sequence ATGAAATACTGTAGTGAATGTGGTAACAAAGTTTCTTATTACACACCAGAAGGCGATAATAGGCCTCGTCACAACTGCCATTTTTGCCAAATAATTCACTATAGCAATCCAAACATTGTTGCTGGCTGCCTTCCTGTTTATCAGAAAAATAAGATTCTTCTTTGTAAACGCGCTATCGAACCAAGACGAGGCTACTGGACTTTGCCTGCCGGCTATATGGAAAATAACGAATCCGTTGAAGCCGCCGCTCTTCGCGAAACCCGCGAAGAAGCAAACGCAGAGGTCAACATTATCAGCCTCTACACGCTGACCTCCATAGTACATGCTAGCCAAGTACAGATGTTATTTCTTGCAGAGTTACCGACACCTGAGTTTTCAAGTGGCATCGAGTCGCTTGATGTCCAACTATTTAGCTTTGAAGATATCCCTTGGAATCAATTGGCTTTTCAAACCATCAAAAATGCGCTTACATTTTATATTGAGGACTATAAAGCTGGAAAGTTCCCACTGCATAATGTCGTATTAAAAGCACCACCAAAGCAACTAATTAAACCGTAG